In one window of uncultured Campylobacter sp. DNA:
- a CDS encoding disulfide bond formation protein B, whose protein sequence is MNRLILKIYAWQNTATPWFWLFVISAGYLAVSYFFFQRYLFMSPTQTSALVRLGFAVAGVGALIGLLMPFSFIARLVAYVLGFAGAIYGFMQSSAPHPAADTANCLAAPAFPFAAPLDGLLPELFRPASCTGTPSFPAGAALSDVQSFFGGFYGEGFYLVPSIKFADAAQCAQVAFAAFAAVLAVMFASFLYGRFTRSF, encoded by the coding sequence TTGAATAGATTGATTTTGAAGATTTACGCGTGGCAAAATACCGCTACGCCATGGTTTTGGCTCTTTGTGATAAGCGCAGGCTATCTTGCGGTATCGTATTTTTTCTTTCAGCGCTACCTTTTTATGTCGCCTACGCAGACGAGCGCCCTCGTGCGTCTGGGCTTTGCCGTAGCGGGCGTGGGCGCGCTCATCGGCCTACTGATGCCGTTTAGCTTCATAGCAAGGCTCGTTGCCTACGTGCTTGGCTTTGCGGGCGCGATATACGGGTTTATGCAAAGCTCCGCGCCGCACCCCGCCGCAGATACGGCAAATTGCCTCGCGGCACCCGCCTTTCCCTTTGCGGCGCCGCTTGATGGCTTGCTGCCGGAGCTATTTCGCCCCGCAAGCTGCACGGGCACTCCGTCCTTTCCCGCAGGCGCCGCGCTTAGCGATGTGCAGAGCTTTTTCGGCGGATTTTACGGCGAGGGATTTTATTTGGTGCCGAGCATAAAATTTGCAGATGCGGCGCAGTGCGCGCAGGTAGCGTTTGCGGCATTCGCGGCTGTTTTGGCCGTGATGTTTGCGAGCTTTTTATACGGCAGATTTACGAGAAGTTTTTAA
- a CDS encoding cytochrome C — MKFLNSIAAAAAIAAAITSYAGAEVKAGETLYGTVLKQVSVSGDLSHKDGRLLPTNAIEVLEVKDGAVKFSITGYQNPKAPNVIYFTPKARIIAVAFSKQAKFQSESLGEEDGFNKVKITAYTDESALSGDVDKIFAGAKEKFETSCSVCHALHQSASYEANKWPGYIKSMLSRTPISEDESWAVVQYLQKHSKDVNLKETK; from the coding sequence ATGAAGTTTTTAAATTCTATTGCGGCTGCGGCGGCTATTGCGGCTGCGATCACAAGCTACGCTGGCGCCGAGGTTAAGGCGGGCGAGACGCTTTACGGCACGGTGCTAAAGCAGGTAAGCGTAAGCGGCGATTTGTCGCACAAGGACGGCAGGCTGCTGCCCACAAACGCCATAGAGGTACTGGAGGTCAAGGACGGAGCGGTGAAATTTTCGATCACGGGCTATCAAAATCCAAAGGCGCCCAACGTTATTTATTTCACGCCTAAAGCGCGCATAATCGCGGTGGCGTTTTCGAAGCAGGCCAAATTTCAAAGCGAGAGTTTGGGCGAAGAGGACGGCTTTAATAAGGTTAAAATAACCGCCTACACCGACGAGAGCGCGCTAAGCGGCGACGTGGATAAAATTTTCGCGGGCGCTAAGGAAAAATTCGAAACCTCGTGTAGCGTCTGCCATGCCTTGCATCAGTCCGCAAGCTACGAGGCAAACAAATGGCCCGGCTACATAAAATCGATGCTTTCGCGTACGCCTATTAGCGAGGACGAGAGCTGGGCGGTGGTGCAGTATCTGCAAAAGCACTCTAAAGATGTCAATTTAAAGGAGACGAAATGA
- a CDS encoding molybdopterin guanine dinucleotide-containing S/N-oxide reductase encodes MKRRNFLKLGAAASALPLIPSSMLAADKLTALKKNGEILTAARWGILKASVKNGKIVKSAPWKITSKIPNTLQNTMADLVYNTRIKAPMVRKSYLADPDNPKPELRGLDEWVEVKYEDAIKLVARELKKTREQKGASSVFAGSYGWQSTGNVHVSRTLLHRFMNLTGGFTGVTGDYSTGAAQVIMPHVTGSNQVYEQQTSWPVVLENSKVVVFWGLNPISTLRVAWTSSDEQGFKYFEQLKDSDKEIIIIDPIKTVSGKYFEGKAKWIAPRPNTDVAMMLGMAQHLYSQGKYDKEFLQNYTVGFEKFVPYLTGQSDGVAKTPEWASEICGISADVIKELAIKFYENRTMIMAGWGIQRAHHGEQAHWMIVTLCAMLGQIGLAGGGFGFSYHYANGGAPTCAGGVIGGMNAASVGVVKDGKFLGLAQDQKQGGEAAQAWLVNTAKVAFPLARIADVLLNPGKTIDANGAKITYPKIDFIYWVGGNPIVHHQDTNANIKAWRKPRTIVVNEIYWTPTAKIADIVFPTTTQYERNDITMSGDYSNMHIIPMKQVVAKQHGAKDDYQIFTDLCKAYADGLAEAYTDGGKTEMDWIKEFYEGAASAVNANTALGIQMPSFEQWWEKNEPTEFYETPENAAYVTFEDFRNDPVLEALGTPSGLIEIYSDTIAAMNYKDCGAHPMWFEPVEWLGMKDKPAKFHLLSLHPLDRLHSQQSNTSNRKRYAVADREPVLINTEDAKELGIKQGDLVRVFNARGEILAGANVSGDIMRGVVQIFEGAWYDPNAEGLCKNGNPNVLTIDLPTSELANGNISHTALVDIELYKHKAGEDIKLTAFMPPKGAK; translated from the coding sequence ATGAAAAGACGAAATTTTTTAAAGCTCGGTGCGGCGGCCTCGGCGCTTCCGCTCATCCCAAGCTCGATGCTTGCGGCGGATAAACTCACCGCGCTTAAGAAAAACGGCGAAATTTTAACCGCGGCGCGGTGGGGAATTTTAAAAGCGAGCGTCAAAAACGGCAAGATCGTAAAATCCGCGCCGTGGAAGATCACCTCTAAAATTCCAAATACTCTTCAAAATACGATGGCGGATCTCGTTTATAACACGCGTATTAAAGCGCCGATGGTGCGAAAATCTTACCTCGCCGATCCCGATAATCCTAAGCCCGAGCTTCGCGGGCTTGACGAATGGGTCGAGGTAAAATATGAAGACGCGATCAAGCTCGTCGCGCGCGAGCTAAAAAAGACGCGCGAGCAAAAGGGCGCGAGCTCGGTGTTTGCGGGCAGCTACGGCTGGCAGAGCACGGGCAACGTGCATGTCTCAAGGACGCTACTTCATAGATTTATGAATTTAACCGGCGGCTTTACGGGCGTCACGGGCGATTACTCTACGGGCGCGGCGCAGGTAATAATGCCGCACGTAACGGGTTCAAACCAGGTCTATGAGCAGCAAACCTCGTGGCCGGTGGTGCTTGAAAACTCCAAAGTAGTGGTCTTTTGGGGGCTCAATCCGATCTCTACGCTTCGCGTGGCGTGGACGAGCTCGGACGAGCAGGGATTTAAGTATTTCGAACAGCTAAAAGACAGCGACAAAGAGATCATCATCATCGATCCGATCAAAACCGTAAGCGGCAAGTATTTCGAGGGCAAGGCAAAATGGATCGCTCCTCGCCCGAACACCGACGTGGCGATGATGCTGGGCATGGCGCAGCACCTCTACTCGCAGGGCAAGTACGATAAGGAATTTTTACAAAACTACACCGTGGGCTTTGAAAAATTCGTCCCATACCTCACGGGGCAGAGCGACGGCGTGGCTAAGACGCCGGAGTGGGCTAGTGAAATTTGCGGCATTAGCGCGGACGTGATCAAAGAGCTCGCGATAAAATTTTACGAAAACCGCACGATGATAATGGCTGGCTGGGGTATCCAGCGCGCTCATCACGGCGAGCAGGCGCACTGGATGATCGTAACTTTGTGCGCGATGCTGGGGCAGATCGGACTTGCCGGAGGCGGCTTTGGCTTTAGCTACCACTACGCTAACGGCGGCGCGCCTACCTGCGCGGGCGGCGTGATCGGCGGAATGAACGCGGCAAGCGTCGGCGTCGTTAAGGACGGCAAATTCCTAGGGCTTGCGCAGGATCAGAAGCAAGGCGGCGAAGCAGCCCAAGCATGGCTGGTAAATACGGCGAAGGTTGCTTTCCCTCTAGCTCGTATCGCGGACGTGCTACTAAATCCGGGAAAGACGATCGACGCGAATGGCGCAAAGATCACCTATCCGAAGATCGATTTTATCTACTGGGTCGGCGGAAATCCGATCGTGCACCATCAAGACACCAACGCCAACATAAAAGCTTGGCGCAAGCCGCGCACCATCGTAGTGAATGAAATTTACTGGACGCCGACTGCGAAGATAGCGGACATCGTGTTCCCGACCACTACGCAGTACGAGCGCAACGACATTACGATGAGCGGGGACTACTCCAATATGCACATCATTCCTATGAAGCAGGTCGTCGCCAAGCAGCACGGCGCGAAGGACGATTATCAAATTTTTACTGACCTTTGCAAGGCTTACGCAGACGGGCTTGCCGAGGCTTATACGGACGGCGGCAAAACGGAGATGGACTGGATCAAAGAATTTTACGAAGGGGCGGCGAGCGCCGTGAACGCAAACACCGCTTTAGGCATTCAGATGCCGAGCTTTGAGCAGTGGTGGGAGAAAAACGAGCCGACGGAATTTTATGAGACGCCTGAAAATGCCGCCTACGTGACGTTTGAGGATTTTAGAAACGATCCCGTTTTGGAGGCTTTGGGAACGCCTAGCGGGCTGATCGAAATTTACTCCGATACGATTGCTGCGATGAACTACAAAGACTGCGGCGCGCATCCGATGTGGTTCGAGCCCGTCGAGTGGCTGGGCATGAAGGATAAGCCTGCGAAATTTCACCTGCTTAGCCTGCATCCGCTTGATCGCTTGCATTCGCAGCAGAGCAATACCTCAAATCGCAAGAGATACGCCGTCGCGGATCGCGAGCCTGTGCTGATCAATACCGAAGACGCTAAGGAGCTCGGCATCAAGCAGGGCGATCTGGTGCGCGTATTTAACGCTCGCGGCGAAATTTTGGCGGGAGCCAACGTAAGCGGCGACATAATGCGCGGCGTGGTGCAGATCTTTGAAGGCGCGTGGTACGATCCTAACGCCGAGGGTCTTTGCAAAAACGGAAATCCAAACGTGCTTACGATCGACCTGCCTACGAGCGAGCTTGCCAACGGTAATATCTCCCACACGGCGCTGGTAGATATCGAGCTTTATAAACACAAGGCGGGCGAGGATATCAAACTAACCGCATTTATGCCGCCTAAAGGGGCGAAGTAA
- a CDS encoding Txe/YoeB family addiction module toxin produces MKKIWSQEAWKDYLYWQENDKNILKRINKLILDIERNGYDCIGKPEALKGNLSGLYSVRIDGKNRLVFRISNGAIEIAQCKTHYGDK; encoded by the coding sequence ATGAAAAAAATCTGGTCGCAAGAAGCTTGGAAGGATTATCTGTATTGGCAGGAAAATGATAAAAATATCCTAAAGCGCATAAATAAGTTAATCCTAGATATAGAGCGTAACGGCTACGATTGTATAGGCAAACCCGAAGCGCTAAAGGGCAATTTATCGGGGCTTTATAGTGTTAGAATAGATGGAAAAAATCGGCTCGTATTTAGAATATCTAATGGCGCCATAGAAATAGCTCAGTGTAAAACTCACTATGGAGATAAGTAA
- a CDS encoding type II toxin-antitoxin system RelB/DinJ family antitoxin, which produces MTRSINVNFRMDAELKKGLEEVCSEMGLNLTTAFTIFAKKVLQERKIPFELTADPFYSHENLSHLKRSFDELKENSGIEHDLLEADQ; this is translated from the coding sequence ATGACGCGATCTATAAACGTAAATTTTAGAATGGATGCCGAGCTTAAAAAAGGGTTGGAGGAAGTATGCTCTGAAATGGGGCTAAATTTAACTACTGCTTTTACAATATTTGCTAAAAAAGTATTGCAAGAACGCAAAATTCCTTTCGAGCTGACAGCAGATCCCTTTTACAGCCACGAAAATTTATCTCATCTTAAGCGCTCTTTTGACGAATTAAAGGAAAATAGCGGGATTGAGCACGATTTGTTAGAAGCGGATCAATGA
- a CDS encoding hemolysin family protein: MLVLAFVFIFMNAFFVLSEFSIVKVRKSRLEELIKDKIPNAKLAFKISNSLDTYLSATQLGITISSLALGWIGEPAVSRLIELPLRSIGIGGGAAAHTIAFVISFTLVTLFHVVLGELVPKSIAIAKTEKIVLFISRPLHIFWIMFFPIIKAFDFIAAVSLKIIGVKPAKESELALSDEEIKIIASESLKGGVLDSLETEIIKNAVDFSDTVAKEIMTPRRDLICLNKQKSYDENYATVLQSKFTRFPYIDGSKDNVLGLIHIRDIIQQKGDKSFDKIVRKLIIVPENSPISKILPMMNKQRIFAALVIDEYGGTAGFLTMEDIIEEIFGDINDEHDANAQNFKRIDENTFEFRGRFEIEGVEEVMGIDFDEETEQLTIGGYVFNLFGSLPEIGDKISDENCDYEVLRMDGTRVSLVKAIKKVVAQPQENEEAEKNN; this comes from the coding sequence ATGTTAGTTTTAGCTTTTGTATTCATCTTTATGAATGCTTTTTTTGTTCTTTCGGAATTCTCAATCGTCAAAGTCAGAAAGTCTCGCCTCGAAGAGCTTATCAAGGATAAAATTCCAAACGCAAAGCTCGCTTTTAAAATTTCAAACTCCCTAGACACCTACCTCAGCGCCACTCAGCTAGGCATTACGATAAGCTCGCTCGCCCTTGGCTGGATCGGTGAGCCCGCGGTATCAAGACTGATCGAGCTGCCGCTAAGATCCATCGGCATAGGCGGCGGAGCGGCGGCACATACGATCGCCTTCGTCATATCTTTTACGCTCGTTACGCTATTTCACGTAGTGCTTGGCGAGCTAGTGCCAAAATCCATCGCTATTGCTAAAACCGAGAAGATCGTGCTTTTTATCTCCAGGCCGCTTCATATTTTTTGGATTATGTTTTTTCCGATCATAAAGGCATTTGACTTCATCGCTGCCGTCTCGCTTAAAATCATCGGCGTAAAGCCCGCTAAAGAGAGCGAGCTTGCGCTTTCGGACGAAGAGATCAAAATCATCGCGAGCGAGAGTCTAAAGGGCGGTGTGCTCGATAGCCTAGAGACCGAGATCATCAAAAATGCCGTCGATTTTAGCGACACGGTCGCCAAAGAGATAATGACGCCGAGGCGCGATCTCATATGCCTAAATAAGCAAAAAAGCTACGATGAAAACTACGCAACCGTACTGCAGTCGAAATTTACGCGCTTTCCATATATCGACGGCAGCAAAGACAACGTCCTAGGCCTCATCCATATCCGCGACATCATCCAGCAAAAGGGAGATAAAAGCTTCGATAAAATCGTGCGCAAACTCATCATCGTGCCTGAAAACAGCCCGATCTCTAAAATTTTACCGATGATGAATAAGCAGCGCATTTTCGCCGCGCTCGTCATCGACGAATACGGCGGTACTGCGGGATTTTTGACGATGGAAGACATCATAGAAGAAATTTTTGGCGACATCAACGACGAGCACGACGCGAATGCACAAAATTTCAAACGTATCGACGAGAACACCTTTGAGTTTAGAGGCCGCTTCGAGATCGAAGGCGTCGAGGAAGTGATGGGAATTGACTTCGACGAAGAGACCGAGCAGCTAACGATCGGTGGCTACGTCTTTAATCTCTTCGGCAGCCTACCTGAAATCGGCGATAAAATAAGCGATGAAAACTGCGATTACGAAGTGCTGCGAATGGATGGCACGAGGGTATCGCTCGTAAAAGCGATCAAAAAAGTAGTCGCGCAACCGCAAGAAAACGAAGAAGCGGAGAAAAATAACTAA
- a CDS encoding M48 family metallopeptidase, with translation MKKLALLISFAAMMIFTGCASTTQGGAVGIDRSQFITVSEAEMDQSAALAYRQITAQANAKHVLNTDKKLTDRVRGISKRLIAQVGAFRKDALKWNWQVNVINDPTINAWCMPGGRIVVYTGIIEKLKLTDAELAAILGHEMSHALREHSRERASTEQMKDVGIAVASSAAGLGDLGSAALNMAAQYTFTLPFSRTHETEADLMGVELMARAGYDPRAAINVWEKMNKLNESHPLKFMSTHPSNDDRIADLKEVMPKVLPLYEAATRNR, from the coding sequence ATGAAAAAATTAGCTCTTTTAATATCCTTTGCTGCGATGATGATTTTTACCGGCTGTGCGAGTACCACGCAAGGCGGCGCCGTAGGCATCGACCGCTCGCAATTCATCACCGTAAGTGAAGCCGAAATGGATCAAAGTGCCGCGCTTGCCTACAGGCAGATTACCGCCCAAGCAAACGCCAAGCACGTCCTAAATACTGATAAAAAGCTAACTGATCGCGTTAGAGGCATCTCGAAGCGCCTAATCGCTCAAGTCGGCGCATTTCGCAAAGACGCACTGAAATGGAACTGGCAGGTAAACGTCATCAACGACCCTACGATCAATGCTTGGTGTATGCCTGGCGGTCGCATCGTCGTATATACTGGCATCATAGAAAAACTAAAGCTTACCGATGCCGAGTTAGCTGCTATTTTGGGGCACGAGATGTCGCACGCACTGCGCGAACACAGCCGCGAGCGAGCCTCGACTGAACAGATGAAAGATGTCGGTATCGCCGTAGCAAGCTCTGCAGCGGGGCTTGGAGATCTGGGCTCGGCGGCTTTGAACATGGCGGCGCAGTACACATTCACGCTGCCGTTTTCGCGCACACATGAGACGGAGGCCGATCTGATGGGTGTCGAGCTGATGGCGCGCGCAGGATACGACCCGCGAGCGGCGATAAACGTCTGGGAGAAGATGAATAAGCTAAATGAGAGCCATCCGCTTAAATTTATGTCCACGCACCCTTCAAACGACGATCGCATCGCCGATCTAAAAGAGGTGATGCCGAAAGTCTTGCCGCTTTACGAGGCTGCCACAAGAAATAGATAG